The genomic segment GAGGGCCTTGCAGGCCCATTCGAACCAGGCCTGCTGGGGTTTGAGCACTGCGCGATCCAGAGGAGGCACCACAAAACGCGGCAGGATCGGGCGAACATCCATGTCGTGCTGCACAACGGCATCGGCAAGCACGACATCCCATTGCTGAAGGGAGGGATCCGCTCCCCCGGCCACGCCCGTGAACAGAATCAGATCAATCGGGTTGTCCGCTGGTGCTGAAGCCAGGACGCGGGTGGCGGTTCGCGCGGCACAGACCTTGCCCCAGCCGCTCCAGGCCAGAGTCAGCTGCACCGCGGCTCCGTCATCACCAGTCCAGTGACCGCGATGAATCACCAGGTCGCCGAATTCCTCCTGACTCGGCTCCTCCAGATGGGCCAGATCAGAGCCGATTTCCTCCGGCATGGCTCCAAGCAGACCGAGATGGAGCGGACGTGTCATGAACCCTGTGATGTGATGTCACCGTAACGGCGCCCCCTGGACGCCCCCTGCAGGATTAGGGAAGGCAAGGGCACAATCTTGAACGCAGGTGAAACCGTTCGCAGTGTGGAGCAGGCACAGGCCCTGGCCTCTGCCGTCACGCTGGTCCGACGGCACTTTCCGGCGGCCACGCCCAACCTCCGCCCCTGGCGGGATGATGCCCAGACACGTCAGTGGAGTGAACCGGAGTCCATCGACCTTGCCTTTCATTTCCCGGGCTGGAGTCCACGCTTGCAGTGCCGCAGCCTGCTGATTCAGCTGCGCCTCAGCAGTGACGATCAGGAGCGGCAGGGCCACCTCCTCGGGGTCCTGATGCGTGGGATGACCTATGAGGGCGAGCGTTGGCGGCTGGCCACGGTTGGCGACTGGCAGCCGGCTGGATCCCACCTGCCCCAGCCGGATCAGGTGAAACAACTCCGCAAGATTTGCAAGGACTTGTTTGAACTGTTTCCAGCTGATGCAACGAATGGCACCGTGCCGTAACCCTTCGCAACTCAGATCACCGCTGTTCGAGCCTCTCCTAATAAGGTCGATGGGTTGCTTGCCGCAGGCTGATTATGTCCGTCGCTCTGGCTGCCCAGATCCGTGAAGGCACGAAAAAATCCCACACGATGGCGGAGAACACCGGCTTCGTGAGCTGTTTTCTTAAGGGTGTGGTCGACAAGGCCAGCTATCGCAAGCTCGTCGCTGATTTGTATTTCGTCTACACGGCGATGGAAGACGAGATCGGCAAGCTCGGTGACCATCCAGTGGTGGGCCCGATCGGCATGAAAGAGCTCAACCGACGTGAATCTCTCGAACAGGACCTGACCTATTACTACGGAGCTGGATGGCGGGATCAGATCGAGCCGTCACCGTCAGCGTCCGAGTACGTCGAGCGCATTCATGCCGTCGCCAAGGAGTCGCCAGAGCTGCTGGTGGGCCATCACTACACCCGCTACCTCGGCGATCTCTCCGGGGGGCAGATTCTTAAAAACATCGCCCAGAAAGCGATGAACATGGATGGTGATGACGGCTTGAGCTTTTACGTCTTCAACGACATTGACGACGAGAAGGCCTTCAAAACCACCTATCGATCAGCCATGGATGCGCTGCCGATCGACCAGGCCACGGCAGATCGCATTGTTGAGGAAGCCAATCATGCCTTCCACCTCAACATGAACATGTTCAAGGAGCTTGAGGGGAACCTGGTGGCAGCCATCGGCAAGGTTCTCTTCGGTTTCCTCACCCGCCGTCAGCGGGCTGGCAGCACGGAGGCGGCTGCCGCCTGATTCTGTGGCCACCAGGCTTGTTCGTTTCCTGGTTCCTGGAACCAGCGGTTGCTTCCGCTGCGGTGGTTTGAGTGTTGAGTTGCAGACGGCCAGTCTCGTTGGGGCTGTCTGCGACAGCGAGATCGTCACTTACAGGGAACGGCGTGATGACTGCCCTTATCTGGCCGATCTGCTCAGGTCGGAGCCACCGTCGGAGGATGTTCTCTGGATTGTGAGCTGGGGATTTGATGTCCCCCAGCTGATCAGACGCCTGAGGGGC from the Synechococcus sp. KORDI-100 genome contains:
- a CDS encoding heme oxygenase (biliverdin-producing) — encoded protein: MSVALAAQIREGTKKSHTMAENTGFVSCFLKGVVDKASYRKLVADLYFVYTAMEDEIGKLGDHPVVGPIGMKELNRRESLEQDLTYYYGAGWRDQIEPSPSASEYVERIHAVAKESPELLVGHHYTRYLGDLSGGQILKNIAQKAMNMDGDDGLSFYVFNDIDDEKAFKTTYRSAMDALPIDQATADRIVEEANHAFHLNMNMFKELEGNLVAAIGKVLFGFLTRRQRAGSTEAAAA
- a CDS encoding 5'-methylthioadenosine/adenosylhomocysteine nucleosidase, whose amino-acid sequence is MTRPLHLGLLGAMPEEIGSDLAHLEEPSQEEFGDLVIHRGHWTGDDGAAVQLTLAWSGWGKVCAARTATRVLASAPADNPIDLILFTGVAGGADPSLQQWDVVLADAVVQHDMDVRPILPRFVVPPLDRAVLKPQQAWFEWACKALEGSHLAGELPGFGRPRPGLIGTGDQFIGDAKVLMALRDALPALTAVEMEGAAVAQVAEQEGVPWLVLRVISDGADAEAAQSFNDFVKAYDQRAWNLIATLLRQQASAPLP